A single region of the Massilia sp. erpn genome encodes:
- a CDS encoding thermostable hemolysin: protein MFHLNLSGRSLAFKLVGPADPYYDQAVRLAQHVYQQCYSARIAPRPHRFVVCIDVGKSQALACAGLTFAGNGTLFSEQYLEQPLTQILADIFQRDVARRDVAEVSALATLEPSIGTELMRAMALICWYLGLRGVLCTATTKLRRSFQYMKLPFQEVAVADVNRLDKVEGVDWGTYYDTRPVTGLVRLDALGSFFDTVSCRYNQQLLEMEAPEELEDMGSIARGLPHLVAARQRSGVAL, encoded by the coding sequence ATGTTTCATCTCAACCTAAGCGGGCGCAGTCTCGCCTTCAAGCTGGTCGGCCCCGCCGACCCGTACTACGACCAGGCGGTGCGCCTGGCGCAACATGTGTACCAGCAGTGCTATAGCGCGCGCATCGCGCCGCGTCCGCACCGCTTTGTCGTATGCATTGACGTCGGCAAGAGCCAGGCGCTGGCCTGCGCCGGCCTGACCTTCGCCGGCAACGGCACGCTGTTCTCTGAGCAGTATCTGGAGCAGCCGCTGACACAAATACTGGCCGATATCTTCCAGCGCGACGTGGCGCGGCGTGATGTGGCCGAAGTCTCGGCCCTGGCCACGCTGGAACCGAGCATCGGCACGGAGCTGATGCGCGCCATGGCGCTGATCTGCTGGTATCTCGGCCTGCGCGGCGTGCTGTGTACCGCCACCACCAAGCTGCGCCGCTCCTTCCAGTATATGAAGCTGCCGTTCCAGGAAGTGGCGGTGGCCGACGTCAACCGCCTGGACAAGGTGGAGGGCGTGGACTGGGGCACCTACTACGACACGCGTCCCGTCACGGGCCTGGTGCGCCTGGATGCGCTGGGCAGCTTCTTCGACACCGTCAGCTGCCGTTACAACCAGCAGCTGCTGGAGATGGAAGCGCCGGAGGAGCTGGAGGATATGGGCAGCATCGCGCGCGGCCTGCCGCATCTGGTGGCGGCGCGGCAGCGGAGCGGGGTGGCGCTATGA